The following coding sequences are from one Scomber scombrus chromosome 20, fScoSco1.1, whole genome shotgun sequence window:
- the pi15a gene encoding peptidase inhibitor 15-A — MKPLLFAVELILLCISCRASVLATTIPIVSTSLPAANFTSLGAAHSYGTDTTAISKTRRKRYISQNDMLAILDYHNKVRGKVFPPASNMEYMVWDETLAKTAQDWAQACLWEHGPPHLLRFLGQNLSVRTGRYRSILQLVKPWYDEVKDYSFPYPRDCNPRCPLRCHGPMCTHYTQMVWATSNKVGCAVHTCHNMNVWGSVWKRATYLVCNYSPKGNWIGEAPYKVGVPCSACPPSYGGSCSNNMCFPALKTNYLHWFK, encoded by the exons ATGAAACCTCTGTTATTTGCCGTAGAACTAATACTCCTTTGCATATCTTGCCGAGCAAGTGTATTGGCAACGACTATTCCTATTGTGTCCACATCCTTGCCAGCCGCCAATTTCACCAGTCTTGGCGCAGCGCACAGCTATGGAACAGACACCACGGCTATTTCTAAAACCAGACGGAAGCGTTATATTAGCCAGAACGACATGCTTGCCATTCTTGATTACCACAACAAAGTAAGAGGGAAAGTGTTTCCTCCAGCATCCAATATGGAATACATG gTGTGGGATGAAACTCTGGCTAAGACAGCTCAGGACTGGGCTCAGGCCTGCCTGTGGGAGCATGGACCACCTCACCTCCTCAGGTTCCTGGGTCAAAACCTCTCCGTCAGGACAGGACG CTATCGATCCATTCTTCAGCTGGTGAAGCCGTGGTACGATGAGGTCAAAGATTACTCTTTTCCATATCCCCGTGACTGCAATCCTCGATGCCCTCTCAGATGCCATGGACCTATGTGTACCCATTATACACAG ATGGTGTGGGCAACATCTAACAAAGTCGGCTGTGCTGTTCACACGTGCCACAATATGAATGTATGGGGTTCAGTGTGGAAACGGGCAACATATTTAGTTTGCAACTATTCACCTAA GGGTAACTGGATTGGAGAAGCTCCCTACAAAGTAGGTGTACCCTGCTCCGCCTGCCCTCCCAGCTATGGGGGCTCCTGCAGCAACAACATGTGCTTCCCTGCTCTGAAGACAAACTACCTGCACTGGttcaaataa